The Deltaproteobacteria bacterium genomic interval AAAAAGTAAAAGCGGTGATAAAGGAAATCATTGCCGGTGAAATGCCCGAAAGCCCCTATTCGGATGAAGATATATCAAAAATCCTTGAGAGAAGAAATATTAAAGTCGCCAGAAGGACTGTTGCAAAATACAGAAAAACACTTAAAATACCTTCTTCCTCGGTCAGAGCAAACCAGAAAAGGAAAAAAAACAGATGAAAGTGACTGTGACCACTAGACACATCGGCAATAACCAGGACCCGGAAAAACTCAAAGATTACGCGATAAAAAAATCCAAAAGAATTGAAAGATATCTGAAGTCCGACAAGAATAGCTGCGAGGTTAAGTTTGTACTGTGGTCGGAGAAATTCAGAGACACGGCAGAGATATCGATTAACAGCAAAAGCCTGAAAACCACCAGTTCTTTTGAAACAACCGAAATGTACACCGCTATAGACAGCGCTATAGATATAATAATAAAGCAGCTTAAAAAGGAAACGGACAAAAAGATAACTTCCAAGCGGAGAACCGGCGCCAAAACCAAAGAAGAGGCTACACAGGCGAAAATCGAGCTCGACCCGGGTACGGGCTCGCTGACTAATATCAGAATTCAAAAACTGCCTAAAAAACCTATGGCCGTCGAAGAGGCCTCCCTGCAGCTTAAAGTGTCGGATGCAAATTTCGTTGCCTTTAGAAATAGCGCGAATGACACGATGAACATTGTTTATATCGACAGAAGAGGGCAAATCACCCTGATCGAACCCTAAATTTACAAAATGAAAATTTCCGATGTGCTGGAACGCAACGCAGTAATCCCGAACCTCAATGCTCAAACTAAACCCGGCGTAATAAAAGAACTCGCGGAAAAGATTACGACCGTTTATCCGAATATAAACGCTGACAGACTGGTAGAGGTTCTTATGGAGCGAGAGAAGCTCTGCAGCACCGCTGTCGACTCGGGTGTAGCCATTCCACACGCGAAGCTGAGCGGCATTTCTGAAATCATATCATGTTTCGGAAGAAGCATAGCGGGAATTGATTTCGATTCTCTTGATTTAAAGAAGACACATCTGTTTGTAGTCCTTATCGCTCCCGAAAATTCCGTAGGCTCTCATATTCAGCTTCTGGCGAGAATTTCGAAAGTCTTTAGAAATCCCGAGATGCGAGCAGATTTAATGAGCGCCGTATCCGTGGATGAGATATACGAATCAATAATCTTGGAAGATGCGAAATTTTAAGATGGTAAACGAGCTCCGGGTCGGGGAGCTATTCAAGACCTGGGAACAGGAACTCCAGCTAAAGATAATTGCGGGCCGGAAAGGCCTTAGCCGTGAAATTAAGTCCGACAGAATACAAAAACCCGGCCTCAGATTGCTGGATCCGGACTTAAAGCTGGATAACGGGACCATACAAATACTGGGCAAGACCGAAATATCTTACTTCGTGAAACTTAAGGATGAGGAAAAAATAAAGGTTACAACGAGCCTTTCGACTCAGGATGTACCCTGTTTCATCGTATCTAAGGAGCTAAATCCGGACGATAAATTCATCGCCTCCTGCAATAAAAGAAAAATGCCCCTTTTTACCACAGAACTCTACACGGGAAAACTTATCTCACTGCTGCAGGAAATTCTCGAAGAAAGACTGGCCCCGTTCGCTACAGCCCACGGAGCGTTGATGGACATACACCGTCTCGGCGTTCTGATACTCGGGAAGAGCGGCATAGGCAAAAGCGAATGCGCCCTTGACTTAATTAACAGAGGTTCTAAACTCATCTCAGATGACATTGTGGAAATAAGGAAAGTTGGATCATCAAATCTGGTAGGAAGCGGGCCTGAACGAACTAAACACCTGATGGAAATAAGGGGTGTGGGTATAATTAATATAAAAGATTTATTCGGTACAACCTCTGTAATGGATAAGAGAGAAATCGACATGGTGATCGAACTCGTTCATTGGGACCCTGAGGCCGAATATGACAGGCTGGGTCTTGACGACAGCAATTACAAGGTCCTTGGAGTCGAGCTTCCCTATTTAGTAATTCCCGTAAGTCCGGGCAGGAACACAGCCACTATAATAGAAGTTGCGGCCAGAAATCAACTATTGAAGCTGAGCGGCGTTCATTCGGCCCGAAAATTTCAAATTTGATCTCTGAAATCAACTCCGACCTGACAGGGAATTATATGACAAATCTGGTTATTATAAGCGGCGTTTCGGGCTCGGGAAAGAGTACTGCTATGAATGTTCTGGAAGACCTGGGTTATTATTGCATCGACAATCTACCGCTTACCCTCCTGCCTAAATTCATAGAACTGTGCGAGGATTCACAAAAAGACATAAATAAAGTCGCGCTCGCGATTGATATTCGTGAGGGAATATTTTTCGACAGGGCGCCTGAAGAAATCAAAAAACTCAAAGAAAAAGGTTACCCTATTGACTTGATATTCCTCGATTCATCCGACAGCACCCTTGTAAAGAGATACAAGGAAACGCGCAGAAAACATCCGCTTTCGGAAGACGGCAACATTCTTGAGGGGATATCCAGGGAAAGAGAAATGCTAAAGGAATTAAAGGACCTCGCGACTTATAATATAGACACTTCAGACTTCAACGTACACGAGTTAAAAGAGCTGATCAAAAATAAATTCGACAAATCAACTTCCCGGAATCTAATGGTCAATATTCTCTCCTTCGGATACAAACATGGATTTCCCTACGATGCAGACATGATATTCGACGTCAGATTTTTACCGAACCCGTATTTCATCGAAGAACTCAAAGACCTGACTGGGCATGATAAGCGAATAGAGGAATTCATTATCGATAAAGAAGATACCCGAGAATTTATCGAAAAACTTACGGAATTCCTTGCGTTTCTCATACCGAAATATGAGAAGGAAGGCAAGGCTTATCTGACGATAGCGATCGGATGCACGGGCGGAAAACACAGATCGGTTGTCATAGCAAACAAGATATCGGAGTACTTTCAGCACCTTTCACCGAATATAAGACACAGGGATATATCAAAGAGTTGAGGAGAATTGAGGAATGGTAGGTATTGTGGTGGTAACACATGGAGAGTTGGCAAAAGAGCTCATCGCGGCTGTAAACTTCGTACTTTCATCCAGCCCATCGGTAAAAATGGAAGGGGTTTGCCTTGACCCGAGCAGGGAATTCGAAACCTTTAAGCAAGAAATCAAAAATGCGATAAAGAAAGTAAAGGGAAAAGACGGCATACTTCTCGTAACGGATATGTTCGGCGGCACGCCTTCCAATATAAGCCTTACATTCCTGGATAACAATAATATAGAGGTAGTCTCAGGGGTAAACCTGCCGATGCTGCTCAAGCTCGCAACACTTTCAGACAAGATAACCCTGAGCGAAGCCGTTAAAATAGCCGAATCCGCCGGAAGGGATAATATCATCGTCGCCAGTAAACTCCTTCA includes:
- the hprK gene encoding HPr(Ser) kinase/phosphatase, which translates into the protein MRNFKMVNELRVGELFKTWEQELQLKIIAGRKGLSREIKSDRIQKPGLRLLDPDLKLDNGTIQILGKTEISYFVKLKDEEKIKVTTSLSTQDVPCFIVSKELNPDDKFIASCNKRKMPLFTTELYTGKLISLLQEILEERLAPFATAHGALMDIHRLGVLILGKSGIGKSECALDLINRGSKLISDDIVEIRKVGSSNLVGSGPERTKHLMEIRGVGIINIKDLFGTTSVMDKREIDMVIELVHWDPEAEYDRLGLDDSNYKVLGVELPYLVIPVSPGRNTATIIEVAARNQLLKLSGVHSARKFQI
- a CDS encoding PTS sugar transporter subunit IIA, with the translated sequence MVGIVVVTHGELAKELIAAVNFVLSSSPSVKMEGVCLDPSREFETFKQEIKNAIKKVKGKDGILLVTDMFGGTPSNISLTFLDNNNIEVVSGVNLPMLLKLATLSDKITLSEAVKIAESAGRDNIIVASKLLQDRNS
- a CDS encoding PTS sugar transporter subunit IIA encodes the protein MKISDVLERNAVIPNLNAQTKPGVIKELAEKITTVYPNINADRLVEVLMEREKLCSTAVDSGVAIPHAKLSGISEIISCFGRSIAGIDFDSLDLKKTHLFVVLIAPENSVGSHIQLLARISKVFRNPEMRADLMSAVSVDEIYESIILEDAKF
- the raiA gene encoding ribosome-associated translation inhibitor RaiA — translated: MKVTVTTRHIGNNQDPEKLKDYAIKKSKRIERYLKSDKNSCEVKFVLWSEKFRDTAEISINSKSLKTTSSFETTEMYTAIDSAIDIIIKQLKKETDKKITSKRRTGAKTKEEATQAKIELDPGTGSLTNIRIQKLPKKPMAVEEASLQLKVSDANFVAFRNSANDTMNIVYIDRRGQITLIEP
- the rapZ gene encoding RNase adapter RapZ; amino-acid sequence: MTNLVIISGVSGSGKSTAMNVLEDLGYYCIDNLPLTLLPKFIELCEDSQKDINKVALAIDIREGIFFDRAPEEIKKLKEKGYPIDLIFLDSSDSTLVKRYKETRRKHPLSEDGNILEGISREREMLKELKDLATYNIDTSDFNVHELKELIKNKFDKSTSRNLMVNILSFGYKHGFPYDADMIFDVRFLPNPYFIEELKDLTGHDKRIEEFIIDKEDTREFIEKLTEFLAFLIPKYEKEGKAYLTIAIGCTGGKHRSVVIANKISEYFQHLSPNIRHRDISKS